Proteins encoded in a region of the Suricata suricatta isolate VVHF042 chromosome 10, meerkat_22Aug2017_6uvM2_HiC, whole genome shotgun sequence genome:
- the AKAP3 gene encoding A-kinase anchor protein 3 isoform X1: MSDRVDWLQSQNGVCKVDVYSPGDNQAQDWKMSDESLSIFKEASTDPIRVLSWLRRDLEKSTAGFQDVRFKPGESPLSGETSNPGGDPCKSFTVDYYNTTTNGSPGRLHFKMMHRENPVQGPSVQLGNGSSVDEVSFYANRLTNLVIAMARKEINEKIDGSENKCTHQSLYIGDEPTPNRSLSKVASELVKETVSACSKNVTSDKPPGSGDRASGLLRSPPNLKYKTTLKIKESTKESKGPDDKPASRKSFFYKEVFESRNAGDAKEGRRLLGERKLFREQERPDDFTASVSQGIMTYANSVVSDMMVSIMKTLRIQVKDITIATILLKKVLLKHAKDVVSDLIDSFMKNLHNVTGTLMTDSDFVSAVKRSLFAHGSERAADIMDAMLSKLYTVMFAKKSPEIIRKTKDKSESYSLFSMKGRGDPRNQNVNYASMRSEGKLREKMYSPASKPEKTCAETLGEHIIKEGLTFWHKSQQKEGKSLGFQQATFAAPNKQYTPVPDIPLGYPLDTPNLSPPMQSREKPENFMCDSDSWAKDLIVSALLLIQYHLAQGGSMDAQSFLEAAGSTNLPANKSAEASRVSSPKFPPVGGDQDEEEKKDLKSVFFNFIRNLLRETIFKSDRSSEPKMPERQVNEENSHQCERPVTPSSIRLSEGEEVGGTLAGLTKMVFNQLDGHMNGQMIEHLIDSVMKLCLIIAKSCDSPLEELGDDKSGDASRPTSAFPDNLYECLPAKGTGTAETLLQDAYQTIHNELRGQTPEGCAAPKVIVSNHNLTDTVQNKQLQAVLQWVAASELNVPILYFAGDDEGIQEKLLQLSAAAVDKGRSVGEVLQSVLRYEKERQLDEAVGNVTRLQLLDWLMANL; this comes from the exons TCGGATGAATCCTTGTCTATTTTTAAGGAAGCCTCAACTGATCCTATCAGAGTGCTCAGCTGGCTCCGCAGAGACCTGGAAAAAAGTACAGCAGGGTTCCAAGATGTTAGGTTCAAGCCCGGAGAATCCCCACTCAGCGGGGAAACAAGCAACCCAGGAGGAGACCCCTGCAAGAGTTTCACTGTGGACTATTACAATACCACCACCAACGGCAGTCCAGGAAGATTGCATTTTAAGATGATGCACAGAGAGAACCCTGTCCAGGGCCCCAGTGTCCAACTTGGTAATGGGAGTTCAGTAGATGAAGTTTCCTTCTATGCTAATCGCCTCACAAATCTAGTCATAGCCATGGCCCGCAAGGAGATCAATGAGAAGATAGATGGCTCTGAAAACAAATGTACGCACCAGTCATTGTACATAGGAGATGAGCCCACACCCAACAGAAGCTTGAGTAAAGTGGCATCAGAGCTGGTGAAGGAGACAGTCTCTGCATGTTCCAAGAATGTTACCTCAGATAAGCCTCCTGGCTCTGGTGACAGAGCCTCAGGATTATTACGGAGTCCCCCAAATTTGAAATATAAGACCACTCTGAAGATCAAGGAGAGCACTAAGGAAAGCAAGGGTCCAGATGACAAGCCTGCTTCTAGGAAGTCTTTCTTCTATAAGGAGGTGTTTGAATCTCGTAATGCAGGTGATGCCAAAGAGGGTAGAAGGttacttggagagagaaagtTGTTCAGAGAACAAGAAAGGCCTGATGACTTTACAGCTTCTGTTAGTCAAGGGATCATGACTTATGCTAACAGTGTGGTATCTGATATGATGGTTTCCATCATGAAGACACTGAGGATCCAAGTGAAGGACATAACTATTGCCACCATCCTGCTAAAGAAGGTGCTGCTCAAACATGCAAAAGACGTCGTCTCAGATCTCATTGACTCCTTCATGAAGAACCTCCACAATGTCACAGGGACCCTCATGACTGATTCAGACTTTGTCTCAGCTGTGAAAAGAAGTCTATTCGCTCATGGAAGCGAGAGGGCCGCAGATATCATGGATGCCATGCTGAGTAAGCTATATACTGTGATGTTTGCAAAGAAATCTCCAGAAATTATCAGGAAAACCAAGGACAAGTCTGAGAGTTACTCCCTTTTCTCCATGAAGGGAAGGGGTGACCCTAGAAACCAAAATGTAAACTATGCATCAATGAGATCTGAAGGTaaattgagggaaaaaatgtaCTCTCCTGCATCCAAACCAGAGAAGACTTGTGCCGAAACTCTGGGTGAACACATTATCAAAGAGGGATTGACCTTCTGGCATAAAAGTcagcaaaaagaaggaaaatctctGGGTTTCCAACAGGCAACATTTGCAGCTCCCAACAAACAGTATACGCCTGTGCCAGACATTCCTCTAGGATATCCTTTGGACACACCCAACCTCAGCCCCCCTATGCAATCCCGAGAGAAACCTGAGAATTTTATGTGTGATTCAGATTCCTGGGCCAAGGACCTGATCGTATCAGCCTTACTTCTAATTCAATACCACCTGGCACAGGGAGGGAGCATGGACGCACAGAGCTTCCTCGAAGCTGCTGGCAGTACCAACTTGCCTGCTAACAAGTCTGCTGAAGCTTCTCGTGTGTCTAGCCCTAAGTTTCCTCCTGTGGGAGGTGACCAAGacgaagaagaaaagaaggatctAAAGAgtgttttctttaactttatcCGGAATTTACTTAGAGAGACCATTTTCAAGAGTGACCGTAGCTCTGAACCCAAGATGCCAGAACGGCAAGTTAATGAAGAAAATAGCCACCAGTGTGAAAGACCTGTAACCCCTTCTTCCATCAGATTAAGTGAAGGCGAGGAGGTTGGTGGTACACTTGCTGGGCTGACCAAGATGGTTTTTAACCAGCTAGATGGCCACATGAATGGGCAGATGATAGAACATCTGATAGACTCAGTGATGAAGTTATGTCTCATTATTGCCAAGTCCTGTGACTCTCCCTTGGAAGAGCTGGGAGATGATAAGTCTGGGGATGCAAGCAGGCCAACTTCAGCCTTCCCAGATAATTTATATGAGTGTTTACCAGCCAAGGGCACAGGGACAGCAGAGACTCTCCTGCAGGATGCCTATCAAACTATCCATAATGAATTGAGAGGACAGACCCCTGAAGGGTGTGCAGCACCCAAAGTGATTGTCAGCAATCATAACCTAACTGATACGGTTCAGAACAAGCAACTCCAAGCTGTACTTCAGTGGGTAGCTGCCTCTGAACTCAATGTCCCTATTTTGTACTTTGCTGGTGATGATGAAGGAATCCAGGAGAAG CTACTTCAACTCTCGGCTGCTGCTGTGGACAAAGGACGCAGTGTAGGTGAGGTCCTGCAGTCGGTGCTGCGCTATGAGAAGGAGCGACAGCTGGATGAGGCAGTGGGAAATGTCACGCGGCTGCAGTTGCTGGACTGGCTGATGGCGAACCTTTGA
- the AKAP3 gene encoding A-kinase anchor protein 3 isoform X2 encodes MSDRVDWLQSQNGVCKVDVYSPGDNQAQDWKMEASTDPIRVLSWLRRDLEKSTAGFQDVRFKPGESPLSGETSNPGGDPCKSFTVDYYNTTTNGSPGRLHFKMMHRENPVQGPSVQLGNGSSVDEVSFYANRLTNLVIAMARKEINEKIDGSENKCTHQSLYIGDEPTPNRSLSKVASELVKETVSACSKNVTSDKPPGSGDRASGLLRSPPNLKYKTTLKIKESTKESKGPDDKPASRKSFFYKEVFESRNAGDAKEGRRLLGERKLFREQERPDDFTASVSQGIMTYANSVVSDMMVSIMKTLRIQVKDITIATILLKKVLLKHAKDVVSDLIDSFMKNLHNVTGTLMTDSDFVSAVKRSLFAHGSERAADIMDAMLSKLYTVMFAKKSPEIIRKTKDKSESYSLFSMKGRGDPRNQNVNYASMRSEGKLREKMYSPASKPEKTCAETLGEHIIKEGLTFWHKSQQKEGKSLGFQQATFAAPNKQYTPVPDIPLGYPLDTPNLSPPMQSREKPENFMCDSDSWAKDLIVSALLLIQYHLAQGGSMDAQSFLEAAGSTNLPANKSAEASRVSSPKFPPVGGDQDEEEKKDLKSVFFNFIRNLLRETIFKSDRSSEPKMPERQVNEENSHQCERPVTPSSIRLSEGEEVGGTLAGLTKMVFNQLDGHMNGQMIEHLIDSVMKLCLIIAKSCDSPLEELGDDKSGDASRPTSAFPDNLYECLPAKGTGTAETLLQDAYQTIHNELRGQTPEGCAAPKVIVSNHNLTDTVQNKQLQAVLQWVAASELNVPILYFAGDDEGIQEKLLQLSAAAVDKGRSVGEVLQSVLRYEKERQLDEAVGNVTRLQLLDWLMANL; translated from the exons GAAGCCTCAACTGATCCTATCAGAGTGCTCAGCTGGCTCCGCAGAGACCTGGAAAAAAGTACAGCAGGGTTCCAAGATGTTAGGTTCAAGCCCGGAGAATCCCCACTCAGCGGGGAAACAAGCAACCCAGGAGGAGACCCCTGCAAGAGTTTCACTGTGGACTATTACAATACCACCACCAACGGCAGTCCAGGAAGATTGCATTTTAAGATGATGCACAGAGAGAACCCTGTCCAGGGCCCCAGTGTCCAACTTGGTAATGGGAGTTCAGTAGATGAAGTTTCCTTCTATGCTAATCGCCTCACAAATCTAGTCATAGCCATGGCCCGCAAGGAGATCAATGAGAAGATAGATGGCTCTGAAAACAAATGTACGCACCAGTCATTGTACATAGGAGATGAGCCCACACCCAACAGAAGCTTGAGTAAAGTGGCATCAGAGCTGGTGAAGGAGACAGTCTCTGCATGTTCCAAGAATGTTACCTCAGATAAGCCTCCTGGCTCTGGTGACAGAGCCTCAGGATTATTACGGAGTCCCCCAAATTTGAAATATAAGACCACTCTGAAGATCAAGGAGAGCACTAAGGAAAGCAAGGGTCCAGATGACAAGCCTGCTTCTAGGAAGTCTTTCTTCTATAAGGAGGTGTTTGAATCTCGTAATGCAGGTGATGCCAAAGAGGGTAGAAGGttacttggagagagaaagtTGTTCAGAGAACAAGAAAGGCCTGATGACTTTACAGCTTCTGTTAGTCAAGGGATCATGACTTATGCTAACAGTGTGGTATCTGATATGATGGTTTCCATCATGAAGACACTGAGGATCCAAGTGAAGGACATAACTATTGCCACCATCCTGCTAAAGAAGGTGCTGCTCAAACATGCAAAAGACGTCGTCTCAGATCTCATTGACTCCTTCATGAAGAACCTCCACAATGTCACAGGGACCCTCATGACTGATTCAGACTTTGTCTCAGCTGTGAAAAGAAGTCTATTCGCTCATGGAAGCGAGAGGGCCGCAGATATCATGGATGCCATGCTGAGTAAGCTATATACTGTGATGTTTGCAAAGAAATCTCCAGAAATTATCAGGAAAACCAAGGACAAGTCTGAGAGTTACTCCCTTTTCTCCATGAAGGGAAGGGGTGACCCTAGAAACCAAAATGTAAACTATGCATCAATGAGATCTGAAGGTaaattgagggaaaaaatgtaCTCTCCTGCATCCAAACCAGAGAAGACTTGTGCCGAAACTCTGGGTGAACACATTATCAAAGAGGGATTGACCTTCTGGCATAAAAGTcagcaaaaagaaggaaaatctctGGGTTTCCAACAGGCAACATTTGCAGCTCCCAACAAACAGTATACGCCTGTGCCAGACATTCCTCTAGGATATCCTTTGGACACACCCAACCTCAGCCCCCCTATGCAATCCCGAGAGAAACCTGAGAATTTTATGTGTGATTCAGATTCCTGGGCCAAGGACCTGATCGTATCAGCCTTACTTCTAATTCAATACCACCTGGCACAGGGAGGGAGCATGGACGCACAGAGCTTCCTCGAAGCTGCTGGCAGTACCAACTTGCCTGCTAACAAGTCTGCTGAAGCTTCTCGTGTGTCTAGCCCTAAGTTTCCTCCTGTGGGAGGTGACCAAGacgaagaagaaaagaaggatctAAAGAgtgttttctttaactttatcCGGAATTTACTTAGAGAGACCATTTTCAAGAGTGACCGTAGCTCTGAACCCAAGATGCCAGAACGGCAAGTTAATGAAGAAAATAGCCACCAGTGTGAAAGACCTGTAACCCCTTCTTCCATCAGATTAAGTGAAGGCGAGGAGGTTGGTGGTACACTTGCTGGGCTGACCAAGATGGTTTTTAACCAGCTAGATGGCCACATGAATGGGCAGATGATAGAACATCTGATAGACTCAGTGATGAAGTTATGTCTCATTATTGCCAAGTCCTGTGACTCTCCCTTGGAAGAGCTGGGAGATGATAAGTCTGGGGATGCAAGCAGGCCAACTTCAGCCTTCCCAGATAATTTATATGAGTGTTTACCAGCCAAGGGCACAGGGACAGCAGAGACTCTCCTGCAGGATGCCTATCAAACTATCCATAATGAATTGAGAGGACAGACCCCTGAAGGGTGTGCAGCACCCAAAGTGATTGTCAGCAATCATAACCTAACTGATACGGTTCAGAACAAGCAACTCCAAGCTGTACTTCAGTGGGTAGCTGCCTCTGAACTCAATGTCCCTATTTTGTACTTTGCTGGTGATGATGAAGGAATCCAGGAGAAG CTACTTCAACTCTCGGCTGCTGCTGTGGACAAAGGACGCAGTGTAGGTGAGGTCCTGCAGTCGGTGCTGCGCTATGAGAAGGAGCGACAGCTGGATGAGGCAGTGGGAAATGTCACGCGGCTGCAGTTGCTGGACTGGCTGATGGCGAACCTTTGA